The following is a genomic window from Nymphaea colorata isolate Beijing-Zhang1983 chromosome 3, ASM883128v2, whole genome shotgun sequence.
gtttttgaattgcttcttatatatatatgtgtgtgtgtgtgtgtgttatcacctcaattttttctaaaaagactgtattttattttcacccaaatgaaatttttagttatttggACTTAAATTTTAGACCCTAAGCCCAATCCTAGACCTAAAAGAAATTCGCAATTATTCGATTCAAAATGAATCTCtagatccatatctgaatccaaacacaaaattcaaattcaaaactcaacttcagacgcgagattcaaatccaaaatctgactcttggatttaaattagatctaaaaccaaagtctagatccaaatcaagcatttccaaccaaaacgacaaaatttgatgctatcgaCCGCATACGTGCGTAcaaaccttccctttgtttATGTCTCATCCTCACTCCAAAATTGTGTTTTTGAGCTCAAACCACTCAGTAGAATGCATTTTGACCAATTGAACTCAATCTAGATCTAACACAAGCTCGAAATCATTCAAAACGGAATCGGCTCTGTTGGaaacaaaaactatttttaccTCTTTAAATGTATatctaaaatatgatttttatgttttttttatattattcttCGAACGGCCCTTTGGGAGGCTAGAGAGGTGAAACATGCCCCTTATTGGTCCAGACAAGACAATAAGGGGGATGTTTTGCCCCCCTTGTGAGAAATCAGCACGAGtcaggtgtgtgtgtgtgagagagggagagagagagttgtttgGCAAAAGGGGGTGGGCAAGGCCGCAAGGGGCACCTGCAGCGACGTCTCTTCTGGAGCTGAAATCCACAAGAAAAGTCAGACCTCCCATTACTTGAAATCCTTAGATTTTCCtttgaagatttgaaattcGTGGTTTTCTGTATGATAGTGCGGCCAATCTGAGGTTGATTTAACATCCAGGGCTATCAAGCACAACATAAATGTCCATGATGACTATTCAACAACAAAACAACCAATAGGGTTGCTATCATTGAAACCCCACaaatattaatttcttttgatttgaaaatgaacGGTTAACACTGACATGCCTTGAACCGCCACAATCTGCCTAATACATATGCCTAAATTTTACTTTGCCAAACGCCCTTGAAACTTTTCATTTATCTTTCAAAAGTCAGTCTATTAttaaatattattaaattatgGCTAACTAAGTGAACATTTTCTCGACCACTTCTTTTCAAGTGAGGACAGACACTTTTCCTTTGATATCAGGGTCCAAGGTGGCATTGGTACCAAGAAACCAATGTACGTCAGTTGATATAACAACTACAACAATCAAATAGATGATGGGTGACTTCATCCACCACCAGCCTCGAGGTGACCATATTCATGGTCGGTTTGattatttgaaattataatgACGTTAAGCCTCACTAATAGGCCCAACTTGTTCTTGCTtcatacataaaaaatttgaaaaatgtgatgGACAACTTTTGTCACTAAGGACCAAAATCTAAACCTAAAGGGCCAAGGACCTTATCATGACCCCCATCTTAAGAGtgctttattttgatttagtaTACAAAAAGTTGGATTTACTTGAAAATCTTGATCACCCGCTAATCCTCTAAGCTTGCACACATGCATTGGATCAAAGAGAGTTAAATTTCATGATGCTTGGATCATCTTGGGTCAGTGGCTGATAGGCAGCTGATTCCTTGTTTGGGTAGCATGACACATTTATCTTTAGTGCCTATATCGAGGAAGTGATGCACAAGTTGAAGTGAAGTGTGAGCAATGAGCCCAGGTACCCAATACCTGACTCTCAATCGGGCTGGGCTCGAGCTCGAAAAAACTGTCCCGAGTCCGTTCAATGGAGCGCGATTGGTCCTGattaattttttcaactttttattatttttatttaaatatatattttttattaaaaatatattttatatttatttttttattttatattttaaaaaaattattttaattgaGCCAAGCCAAAGCCAGGCCCAAGTTGGATTTCgggcatcaggccggcccgGCTCGATGCTCAGTCCCACTACGAGCGAGTAATTTAGACACCAATGCAGCCTTTAACTCTGCAACTAGAAAATGAAGAGGTCTTTGGCTCTCACTAAGACAGGAGTCTCTGggtattatgaaaaaaaaaaaagcgaatgGTTGCCATAAATTTCCACATTTCCAGCTGCGGGCGTGGCATGTCTCTTTCTGAACAATCTTCAAAGCACCCTCTTGACATTGATTCCAACTCGAAAGCATTGATGACAATGGGAAAAAGCAACAAGGTACGTTACATTCACAATTGACAACCATGTTTGAAAAACGGTACAATCAAAACAATATTCACCCTCTTGCATACAGTACATGGAACcaacatttaataaattattttgaaaatttaactaATCCAGCagtcgctttctctctctccctgtctccctctctctctctctctctctctatatatatatatatatatatatatatatatatacgtgcacttaaaaaagaaattcaagcaaaaaatttgGACCTCAAAGGCGAGTTTGAATGCCTTTACTTTTCTGTGCAAAGAAGCTAATCAGACACACCCCGTGAGATAGGATAATGCATCTTTCGCTACCACCTTTATCATTTTTATACTTCACATTAAGTGCACAAGTTGGTAAAGTGAAATGCCATCTTTCTTTTATACACCATGATCAAAGTACACATAAAATCACTCCGAGAAATCAAAGGTGATGCATATCTCTATGGTTAATTGTAATTCCATCGAAGGTGCTTTGCTACCCAAGACATTGCAGAATTTCAAATGGGTAAACAACTTATGACCCAAAAGATAGGTTCAAAATCCCACACATTCTTCTTATTGCTAGGGTCTTGGGTTGTGTAAAGACCTGCAAAGGGTGTCATGATTATACCATGTATGGTTCATAGGAGTAGCACTCACATGAATTAAACTGCGTTGTCTACCCAACCAACTATGTTATGCCCTTTGGCACTGTGTTATGCCCTTTGGCACTGTTTCTCTTTCAAATTCAAACGACATATGATTAAAGAGAAATTTAATTCCTAAAATGagaattctttgtttgatgggcATACAAAGGAAGGAGCCAACTCTGAATTATTGGAATTTAACAATCATTGTTTGCTCCTCCAATTCTAAAGACTCAAAACCACTACTAACGCCTTTGGCAGGCAAAGATACAAAAACACTGGGGCAATGACGCAGCTTATGAGGTAAACCCCACATTTTTTGGATGAGGGCTAAGTTACAAGTTCAGATCTCGTTATAAATGAGATCAAATCCGAATCATGCTTAGATTTGGTTGGATATCCCTCTCAATTCAATCCATAGAGGTCCATGGGTCGGGTTCATGTGAGCCTCTACTTAACATTAAGTTGAGTATTGCTCAAAAGAAGGCCGAAGCCCTACCTAACCCCTCATTCTTCTGGCACAAGGCTTGCGTTTATATCTGGAGATGTTGCTCATGCTGCCTTTCAATTTACGAGTCCTGTTTGCAACACAAAAAGTTAGTTTTTGAGGATTTGAAACAAGAACTTGTTGCTTGCCAGCCCTGCCCTTGCTCCATCCCATCCAACCAACCCCTTGAAAATCTTGATTAACATtggatttttaaaaactaaCTCCCATTTTCAGTACCTTAAAGAGCCCAGCTTcacatgaaaaatgaatttaaCTCGTGCAACTTCTGTTGGGTTTCCATTCTCGGGCCATAACCTGCATATGGAACCCAGATCCAAAATAATCCCAACCATATTTCAAAAGGCCCAAGCAAATGGACCCAGAATCAGGTCCGTTGGGTGAACCCGACCCGTTAACGTCGATCGACCGAACCAAGAATGACAACACGTGGCAGATTTTCATTCACGGAGCTTTTCCTTTAAAAGCAACATAGTCCACTTGCGAACGCCGTTCCCTGGAGGCCATTTATGTTATTTTCGAAGAACAGATGGTTAATAGATTTCGTATTTTCAAATTCTAAGGGCGCCTTGGTACTTCGCTTCCAGTCGGAGCGTGACGGCGACGTCGTTTCTCTCTTCCCAACGTTCCATTTCGTTCAAATTTTTGGACACGGCCACGTAAGACTTCTCCCTCGCGCACCCCAAAAATAATGAAGGGCGTCATCCTGGGATTTAAATCCGACGACCTCCCAACGGCTACATTTTTGAGTTTCTGCCCGTTTctgaaaaatcaaagagaagagggaaaaaccctaaatttttttttcctcgcTGTCGTCAATGATTGCTCCACTTCTctgcatttttcttctcaagagAAACCTTCCACTCCTCTCACAATCGTGGGGTTCCTCAAAACCCTAATCTGGATCCTCTTACCTCTTGGTCTCTTCAATCTCTGTTTCTTTCTGTCGGGgaattttctgtttctttgtttctctgttttttttgtttctttttcattttttctctctctgggATGATGAAGAACTCGGGGAACCAGAGAGGCGGGATTCTGAGAGGGATTTCTTTGCCGGAATCCCTCCCTCCGAAGCCCCGTTCGGCGGGGGGCCACCGGCGGACGAAGTCCGGGTGCGAGAATGTCCCGCCGGTCGACCCGAACACGCAGATGGATCTGTCGTCCTCGCCCTCTCCGGCGTCAAACAAGGCCGCTGCAAAGACGCGGAGCCCTCTTCCACCAAGGCCGCCCGCGCCTTCCAATCCTGGCAATCCGCTGAAGAGGAAGCTGAATCTGGAGTGTGCGGCGGAAAATGGCGGAATGGGGTCCTCAGATTCTGGCGTTTTGGTATGACGCCTCTCGTTAAAGAAGAAACCTAGCCGTAGGATAATTGTTGCATCTTCTCGATTTTGAGTTGGTTAACTTTGAAAGTTGCAGTTTCTTGTTAACTTCTCATGTCATTTATTGTTGTTTAACAGTCTTTAGTTCTTTTATTCCGAGTCAAGAATGATCGAATGTCAGACCATGAAACATTTTGGTGTTCATGCAGGTGGTGGTAAGAATAAGGCCTCTGAACAAAGATGAGGAAGGAGGGGAGCAAATTGTGCAGAAAACATCTCCTAATTCTTTATCTGTTCTTGATCAGATATTTACTTTTGATTCTGTTGCGGGAACAGATTCCATGCAGGTGAGTTGTCATTCGAGTACTGTTTCTTGTCCTGTTTTCCAGTCCTGTTTGTGGTTTTCTACGTATGCACATTCATGCGTCAGTAGCCGGTTGGTTCTCTTAAATTTCAGTAGTTCTTCTCCGTGTTGGCGTCGATTTTTCTTCTTGGATGTATTCTTGGTTTGTCTCATCAATCCAGTCAATGAGTTTATTACCCTGAAGCAGTACGGAAGTTACTAGTATTTCTAGATGGTTATGCTTTTGCATGTTCTACTTTCTGTTCCTTCTCTAGGCCTGATTGGCGCATGCAGTGCTTTCACTTAAACATTTTGGTTTTTCCAGGAAAATATGTTTCAGCTGGTTGGCGTGCCACTTGTGGAGAACTGTTTGGCAGGGTTTAACAGCTCTATATTTGCATATGGGCAGGTACTTGTTACCATTTTCATAGCAATGAGCTGTccaatttttaatatttgttcTGTTCGGTATGAATCCTTACCTAGGTAATATGATGGTGAAGTTTGACACCTGGTAACAGTATTCGTTATTATGGATTGCTCTGTTCATGGCAGACTGGCAGCGGCAAGACTTATACAATGTGGGGACCTACTCATGCTCTTGCTGAAGGGAAAAGTACCTGTATGGGTATAACACCTCGTGTCTTTGAACAGCTGTTTTCACGAATTCAAGAAGTGAGTATCTTTCATCCTAAGCTAAAGGAGTCCGGAATGCTACTCTGGCTACATTTTAagtgttttctcttcttttgcagGAACAAGCCAAACATTCTGACAAACAGCTGAATTATCAGTGTCGCTGTTCTTTTCTAGAGGTAGCCTGATTAACACGTGTGTAGTTTAaacatttgatattttttttaatactcaATCGATACTTTTTCATTCTTGCCAGATCTATAACGAGCAAATTACTGATTTGCTGGACCCGAGTCAAAAGAATTTGCAGGTGGTTGCTATGTCCTTCTGTGAAATTATTATATATTCTATCAAGCCTATCTGACTTTCTGCATGCAATATCAGATAAGGGAAGATGTTAAATCAGGGGTCTATGTAGAAAATCTTACGGAGGAATATGTGAATTCCATGGAGGACCTTACCCAGCTTTTGATTAAGGTACATGTATTAGCTGTCTGTATGCATCTGCATTTGGTtcatttaaagtttaaacccagaacatgatttttttttttttggcaagtTATATAGGATATTAGTGATTGGAGATGGACCTCATTTTGTTAATTAAGATTATAAGaggatcccacttgtatccattaAATTGTGTTAGTGTTATGTCATATTTGTCATATAATTATGTGCTTCACACATATTTGTCTCATTCTTGTCTACTTAATTCTTTTTCAGACAAATTTTTCTTAACTTTTTGGCCTGCCTAGACCCCTATAGCACTTTTATCTACATAGATGAGTCTGCATAATCACTTCTAATAGCCGTAATTCTGGCTCTTGGAAAAAAAAGTAACCAATATTTACCCATGACATAGTCATTTCTCAAAAGCTCACTTTGTCAGCTTCTGAGTCATTTCTCAAAAGCTCACTTTGTCAGCTTCTGATGCCAACTATCCTTCCTCtatttaagaaaattttgacattatCTATGGTTCTATGGTTGACATTGGTCAGTATTTTTAGTTATATTCAACTCAAGGATGTACATTGAGAAGGGACAACTAAATTCAAAAGTATCTAATGTTCTTAGCTGTTGAATTCTTCACTAATATCCAAAGAAAGGGAAATTTTTCTTACATCAATTATTCTACTATTCTTGACAAGTTACAACCTCTCCTTCATATAGCCACTGATTGACGCAGGGACTGGCAAACAGGAGAGTTGGCGCAACAAGCATTAATGCAGAGAGTTCTCGCTCACATAGTGTTTTTACTTGTGTTGTTGAATCTCGGTGCAAGGTAACATTTCTGGAAATGGTTGTGAATGAACTTCCGTTATATTGTAGCGATAACATGTCATTTAGCATGATCCATGAAAGTACTTCTTCAGGTACCTGGCTGCTTAGAGCCTATAGGGCACTTTTAGTTCTGTATTCCATCCTTTGTTCATAATCTTGGAATTTGGGTAGTTCTTAATTGCATAAGATTAATTGCTGAATCCTTTTCGCAGAGCATGGCAGATGGTTTGAGTAGCTTGAGGACCAGTAGAATCAATCTTGTTGATCTTGCTGGATCTGAAAGGCAAAAACTTACTGGTGCAGCTGGGGAACGTCTTAAAGAAGCTGGCAATATTAATCGTTCCCTCTCACAGCTTGGGTATGTTTTGCATCTGTTAAACCTAATATTTGTTAGGAAGCTGTACGTGTTTGGCTTCTCCAGGCCAAATATAATCTGTCTTCGTGTTCCTTTGTCTGCATGTTATGGCAGGTTGTGGTATTACTGACAGCCATGCATTAGCAATGTTTCTTTGTGGAGATGTTGCAATGGTTTACCTTAGCCACATGTTTTAGACTCTTGGTAGTTTTTACAAGCATGATATCAATTTTCATAGGTATTTCTTGTTCTATGTTGCATCCCTCGATCTCATGTTATGCTTTTTGTTCCATGATTACCAATTGGCTTTATGTCACACAAAATGTATTGGTAGGTTGTCTACAAGCTTCAATGTGGCTGTGCCATATAATCACATCCTGTAAGACTTTGCAGAAAAATTACAATAAGATTATGCGGCTCTTATGTACAGTGAAGTATGAGTCAAGCAATTAAATTTTTATGCTTATACAGTTCAGTATGAATGCTATTGccaacaaaatttctaaaatatctttGCAGATTCTTGAATAGTTTCCTTACAATACTTTTTTCTCTAGTGCCTCGTTTGAATGTGGtcagttttgagttttgacataGCAGGAAACTATTTAGTGAGAAGTAGATAATTTAATTGTCTTTTCTTTACTGTGCCACCTTGAATTCATGTTTTGCTTGTCCTTCTGTCAAACTTTCTTGTTTTGAACCAGGTCATTTTTGTGACGTAGCAGAAAACTGCTATTGAGAGCAGACGGAGTGATTGCTTAATTCATGTTTGTTTGTTCTTCTTTGGGAAGTTTCTTTTTATGTGGTTGTTGTTGTTAATTTTAGTATGTCTATTGGTCATTTCTTACTTGCATGATGTGTGTAATAAATTGCACTTTTATCTTTGTAATAAGCTTTTCATAATGAGCACAACATCtcttgttaaattcaaattGGGGATCCAATTTCGAAGTTTTGAACTTTTATTGCTTCTCTTATGCTAAAGAACAAAAAGAGTAGTTTTCtgattcttgcattttttttttcttaaattccAGGAACCTTATCAACATTCTCGCTGAAGTTTCTCAATCTGGGAGGCAGAGGCATATTCCTTATAGAGATTCTCGGTTAACATTTTTATTGCAGGAATCTCTAGGAGGCAATGCAAAACTAGCAATGATCTGTGCTGTTTCTCCTGCTCAAAGGTTGTCCCTCAGACTTATTTGAAGTTGGATATATGTCCTGATAGTTGTTTTTCAGCTTGATGAAAACTTCAGGTATTTTGCAGCTGCAAGAGTGAAACATTAAGCACTCTTAGATTTGCACAAAGGGCTAAAGCAATACAGAACAAGGCAGTTGTCAATGAAGTCACTGAAGATGATGTAAATGTTCTGCGAGAGCAGATTCGACAACTTAAGGTTATTTTTTGGCCATACTATGTCATGTTAAACTGAATTTTACATTGAATATCTCATGGATTAAGCATTTGTGTCTATGCCGGATGTCCTGCAGGATGAACTGATCAGAATGAAATCAAATGGAAATAGCCAAGCAGATTCAGGTGGAGGGTATTCAACAGGGTGGAATGCTCGCAGAAGTTTAAATCTTCTCAGAATGAGCCTAAGTCGTCCTTCAACATTACAGCCACAAGTGGAAGATGATAGCGATGAAGAAATGGAGATAGTTGAGGAAGGGGTGGAAAAGGTGCAAGCCGTATTGCaatcaaaagaaacagaaagtcCTGAACACTTATTCCCACAACCTATTGTAGGCCATCAAGAAACAGTTTGTGTTGATCATACTTTGGAGGAGACTGATGTCAACATGGAGGACTGTCTGCCAGATGACAAAATGGAGTCATTTACTGACCCTGACCCCAAAGCAGTTAATGAGACATCAACAAGTGTGGTAGCATTGACTGTATCAGAGAGTAAAATAATTTGTGGAGATTCTGAAGGCATTGAATCAGCAGATCTTCCTCAGGTGTCTACATTCTCTCCAAAAGTTGAACCAGAAAATCGCCTTAGTATTGTCCCTTGCCAATTGTCTCCAGTTCTTACTTCACCAACTGTAAGCATATCACCTAAAGTTGAAGGTTGTAGCAGGAAAAGCCTAAGAATGTCGTCCAGTTTGTCACCAAATCAGAAGGGAACTTTGGAAAATTCTAATTTTAACCCAGAATCACTGAACTTATCTTTTGCACTTGCTGTGGCTAACACTTCTGCCACACGAACGAGCAAGAATTTCACTATTCCAACTGAGTCTATAGCTGCCAGCCTACAACGTGGTCTGCAAGTTATAGATAGCCATCAACAAAGTTCTGCACTAAGGCATTCCTCATTTCGCTTTTCATTCAAGGCGTTAGATTCCAAGCCATTTCAACCTGCTGAAAAGATTGATGTAGGTGTGCAAACACTTCTTGAAACACCAGAGACACTGGAAGATCAATCAGAGTTCATTTGCAGCCTTTGCAAGAAAAAGCCTTCTTGTGTTCAAAATGATAATGAGACTGATAGTGTGGAATTGTCACTGGTGCCTGTTGATGTACCTCAGTCAACTGATTCATCCAAGAAGCAAGTTCCTAAAGTAAGGCTTTGGATGAGGGCGTGTTGTATTaactttctttatttacatGTCTTGAATGCttggttaaaattaaaagatAAGTTTTGTGTTTAGGCTGTGGAGAAGGTTTTGGCAGGTGCAATCCGAAGAGAAATGGCACTTGAAGAGTTTAACTCTAAGCAAGCAGCTGAAATCATGCAACTGAATCGCTTGGTATGTTTcacaatttaaaaattcaaaatttgaagctgTAAATGTTCCTGTTATGCTGTGAAAATTTAATTGGTGGGTTAACAATTTGCAGATTCAGCAATATAAGCATGAGCGTGAATGCAGTGCCATTATTGAGCAAATCCGTGAAGACAAGATTTGCCGCTTGGAGGGTCTCATGGATGGAGTCTTACCTACTGAGGAGTTCATGGAACAAGAATTGATTTCACTTGCTAATGAGCACAAGGTATAATATGTAATTTCCAAATGTTTTTGCACACCATCCAATGTTTCTTCGTAAACTATCATGTTTATCCATGTACTGGTAAAATTTCTTGAAGTCCTCTTCTAACAGCACAgttttcctttgttcttttcattgtcATAGAAAATGTGTGTTATTTGAAAAAAGCGCGTATAATGCACGAAAAGAAAAacgccagaaaagaaaataaaaaacgtgaaaaaaatgtctattatatgcattttttctcttttttttgtattttttataattttttatttttctataattttcaagatttattaaacttttaaaatttttaaaaaatttgccaaaatattcccgagatatataactttgccatattataccggACATATTCCTCGCCGTATGTGACGatggttctttttctttttttctaaatctttcATCAACTTTCTTGGATGGTAAGAAACAGTTGTAACACCTTAACTCTATGACCATTTGTTCCAAGTTGTTTGTGATTAATTTGATAACTACCTTTCTTGGATGGCAAGAAACAGTTGTAGCACCTTAACCGTGTGACCATTTGTTCCAAGTTGTTTGTGTAATTTGATAATTTGTCTGTATTTCTGTTCAGCCAACTAGCTGTGGCTTTGACATGAAACTTCACTTTAAGGCAGTTGGTTTGGAATAAATAATTTTTCCCTCTTCCCTCCTACAGTGGACAAGCAGAACTATTTAAATGAGTTAACTATTGTCATTTTGTTAGAAAATTTCACATTGCTGCTCCGGgttctttccattttctgcatTTGGAACTTCTCACGGATTTAACTGTTTAAGGCAGTTGGTTTGGAATGCAGTTGGTTTGGCCCTCTTCCCTCCTACAGTGGACAAGCAGAACTATTTAAATGAGTTAACTATTGTCATTTTGTTAGAAAATTTCACATTGCTGCTCCAGgttctttccattttctgcatTTGGAACTTCTCACGGATTTAACTGTTTATATTGATGTACAGTTGCTTAAAGACAAATATGACAATCATCCAGAATTTCTGAGGGTTACGATTGAGCTAAAGAGAGTGCAAGATGAACTGGATCAGTACAGAAATTTCTTTGATTTGGGTGAGAGAGAAGTGCTTGTGGAAGAAGTTCAGAATTTGCGCAACCAACTGCAGAGCTATCTTGACAAATCTCCTAAGACAAGTCAGAAATGGAACCCTCCACTGCAATTGACTCATGCTGCTGAATCTGTTCTTGAGACAGTTGTAGAGTCTTCCAATGATGATGCTGAAAAAAGGTTTGAGGAAGAAAGACAGCGGTGGACTCAAACAGAAAGTGAATGGATTTCATTGTCAGAAGACTTGAGAGCTGAATTAGAGGCAAGCCGTTCACTTGCTGAAAAACGAGAGCTGGAGCTAAATGCTGAGAAGAAGTGTTCAGAGGAGCTGAAGGAAGCCCTGCAGACAGCAATGCAAGGCCATGCACGTATACTTGAACAGTATGCAGAGCTCCAAGAGAAGCACATAGCATTGCTTGCTAGGCACCGGAAGATCAGGGATGGGATTGCAGATGTAAAACAGGCTGCTGCGAAAGCAGGAGTAAGGGGTGCTGAATCCCGTTTCATCAATTCTCTAGCTGCTGAAATCTCAGCCTTGAAAGCtgagagagacaaagaaagaaaaatttggaAAGATCAAAATAATGGGCTCCAGGCTCAACTGCGGGACACTGCTGAGGCAGTCCAGGCTGCCGGTGAATTGCTTGTGAGACTGAAAGAGTCAGAAGAGGCTGTCGCAGATGCAAAGGTAAGTAGtattatatataaacaaaattgtGCCCTGACCTGACAAAAACCAAGCAGTCTGGGTTCCTATCTTAGATGGTCATGGTCCAAGTTTTGTTCAGTAAAACTGGCATGCTTTAATCAGTCCTATCTAGATGGTCATGGTCCATGTTTTTTGTTCGGTAAATGGCGCAGTCTTTCGTTCTGAACAAGCATGTGAAACTGGCATGCTTTAATTTGTCTACATACATActggaaaacaggaaaaatgttatttgtatTGTTCCTGCCTGAGGATGGTCAGTTTTCTGGACATGGGTATTGTTCTTCAAGGAGAACACTTTTGCTGCTACAACACCCTCTGGCCCAAGGCTCTGAACATTAGTGGAGCTGTTCTCACACGTCCATATACAACTTCATATAGGTGCACACATGCATGAAGCAAAGATCCTATCAattgtttaattattttgttcttgttcATCGCAGGCAAGGGCTCTAAAAGCAGAACAAGAAACTGAATCTGCCCGCTTGGAGATGGATAAGttgaagaaaaaacatgaaagagaaATTGAGACTCTGAAGCAGTTCCTTGCTGAGACACGATTGCCAAAAGTGGCTGTGCTACCGGAACAAGCAGATCCTGTTAGTAGGACAGTTGAACAGGACCATGGTAACTTTGGGAATCAAGACTGGAGGGAAGAATTTGAACCTTTCTATCGTGAAGATGAGAGTGAATTCATGCGAAACACTGGACCCTCCTGGTTTAGTGGATACGATAGGTGTAACATTTAAAGTTCAAAAAGGTGATGAAACTGTACAATTAGTAGTGCGTATAGACTCTCGAAGATCTTGGCATGGTAATATTTCTCACCAATAGTGAAGAGTCGGTGATTTGATACAGCGGTCATATAAACAGCCTCCTGCCTCCTTTCAAGAGAAA
Proteins encoded in this region:
- the LOC116251563 gene encoding kinesin-like protein KIN-12B, producing MMKNSGNQRGGILRGISLPESLPPKPRSAGGHRRTKSGCENVPPVDPNTQMDLSSSPSPASNKAAAKTRSPLPPRPPAPSNPGNPLKRKLNLECAAENGGMGSSDSGVLVVVRIRPLNKDEEGGEQIVQKTSPNSLSVLDQIFTFDSVAGTDSMQENMFQLVGVPLVENCLAGFNSSIFAYGQTGSGKTYTMWGPTHALAEGKSTCMGITPRVFEQLFSRIQEEQAKHSDKQLNYQCRCSFLEIYNEQITDLLDPSQKNLQIREDVKSGVYVENLTEEYVNSMEDLTQLLIKGLANRRVGATSINAESSRSHSVFTCVVESRCKSMADGLSSLRTSRINLVDLAGSERQKLTGAAGERLKEAGNINRSLSQLGNLINILAEVSQSGRQRHIPYRDSRLTFLLQESLGGNAKLAMICAVSPAQSCKSETLSTLRFAQRAKAIQNKAVVNEVTEDDVNVLREQIRQLKDELIRMKSNGNSQADSGGGYSTGWNARRSLNLLRMSLSRPSTLQPQVEDDSDEEMEIVEEGVEKVQAVLQSKETESPEHLFPQPIVGHQETVCVDHTLEETDVNMEDCLPDDKMESFTDPDPKAVNETSTSVVALTVSESKIICGDSEGIESADLPQVSTFSPKVEPENRLSIVPCQLSPVLTSPTVSISPKVEGCSRKSLRMSSSLSPNQKGTLENSNFNPESLNLSFALAVANTSATRTSKNFTIPTESIAASLQRGLQVIDSHQQSSALRHSSFRFSFKALDSKPFQPAEKIDVGVQTLLETPETLEDQSEFICSLCKKKPSCVQNDNETDSVELSLVPVDVPQSTDSSKKQVPKAVEKVLAGAIRREMALEEFNSKQAAEIMQLNRLIQQYKHERECSAIIEQIREDKICRLEGLMDGVLPTEEFMEQELISLANEHKLLKDKYDNHPEFLRVTIELKRVQDELDQYRNFFDLGEREVLVEEVQNLRNQLQSYLDKSPKTSQKWNPPLQLTHAAESVLETVVESSNDDAEKRFEEERQRWTQTESEWISLSEDLRAELEASRSLAEKRELELNAEKKCSEELKEALQTAMQGHARILEQYAELQEKHIALLARHRKIRDGIADVKQAAAKAGVRGAESRFINSLAAEISALKAERDKERKIWKDQNNGLQAQLRDTAEAVQAAGELLVRLKESEEAVADAKARALKAEQETESARLEMDKLKKKHEREIETLKQFLAETRLPKVAVLPEQADPVSRTVEQDHGNFGNQDWREEFEPFYREDESEFMRNTGPSWFSGYDRCNI